The Sebaldella sp. S0638 genome has a window encoding:
- the thyA gene encoding thymidylate synthase: protein MKQYLDMVKYVLDNGVKKENRTGVDTISNFAYFYRVDLSEGYPLLTTKKMYFNSMLKELFWYLSGEEHIKNLRKDTKIWDAWADEEGRLETAYGRFWRRYPVPETHLDGEVFADENSKWVTRESNGQLVFDQIGYVIDTLKEMKTNPNHKNGRRLIVLAWNPGNAAISKLPPCHYTFAFNVLGNKLNCHLTQRSGDIALGIPFNLACYSLLTMMIAKECGYEPGEFAHTIIDAHIYENHIEGLREQLKREPMKLSKIEIADKPFNELTFDDVKLVDYVSHPLIKFEVAV, encoded by the coding sequence ATGAAGCAGTATTTGGATATGGTTAAGTATGTGTTGGATAACGGGGTAAAAAAAGAAAACAGAACCGGAGTAGATACTATTTCTAATTTTGCATATTTTTACAGAGTGGATTTAAGTGAAGGATATCCTTTGCTTACTACGAAAAAAATGTATTTTAATTCAATGCTGAAAGAACTTTTCTGGTATTTAAGCGGCGAAGAGCATATAAAGAATTTAAGAAAAGACACTAAGATATGGGATGCATGGGCAGATGAAGAAGGAAGGCTGGAAACAGCATACGGAAGATTCTGGAGAAGATATCCAGTGCCTGAAACACATCTTGACGGGGAAGTGTTCGCAGATGAAAATAGTAAATGGGTAACAAGAGAGTCGAACGGACAGCTTGTTTTTGATCAGATAGGTTATGTAATAGATACACTTAAAGAGATGAAAACAAATCCTAACCATAAAAACGGAAGAAGACTAATAGTACTGGCTTGGAATCCGGGAAATGCCGCGATAAGCAAGCTGCCTCCATGTCATTACACATTCGCGTTTAATGTGCTGGGGAATAAACTGAACTGTCATCTTACACAAAGAAGTGGGGATATAGCATTGGGAATACCTTTTAATCTTGCATGTTATTCTCTTCTTACAATGATGATAGCAAAAGAATGCGGATATGAACCGGGAGAATTCGCACATACTATTATTGATGCACATATATATGAAAATCATATAGAAGGACTTAGAGAACAGCTGAAAAGAGAGCCTATGAAACTTTCTAAAATAGAGATAGCAGATAAGCCGTTTAATGAACTTACATTTGATGACGTAAAACTGGTGGATTATGTGAGCCATCCGCTGATAAAATTTGAAGTAGCAGTATAA
- a CDS encoding lytic transglycosylase domain-containing protein — MDTLFPIKYEEYVKEASEKYGIDEALIYAIIKTESSFNSSAMSHKDAQGLMQLLPSTAEWIAKREKVKDYDLHNPRDNIMLGTAYFSYLLQKTDGNVEKAWIAYNAGIGRLKDEKWRQIEETTKYVQKLNFVYPIYKFRLKYKI; from the coding sequence ATGGATACGCTTTTTCCTATAAAATATGAGGAATATGTGAAAGAAGCCAGTGAAAAGTATGGCATAGACGAAGCACTGATTTATGCAATTATAAAGACAGAAAGCAGCTTTAACAGCAGTGCAATGTCACATAAAGATGCTCAGGGACTTATGCAGCTGCTTCCTTCTACAGCAGAATGGATAGCCAAAAGAGAAAAGGTAAAGGATTATGATCTTCATAACCCAAGAGACAATATAATGCTGGGAACAGCATATTTCAGCTATTTACTGCAAAAAACAGACGGAAATGTAGAAAAAGCATGGATAGCTTACAATGCCGGAATTGGAAGGCTCAAAGATGAAAAGTGGAGGCAGATAGAGGAAACTACTAAATATGTACAGAAGCTGAATTTTGTATATCCGATATATAAGTTCAGACTGAAGTACAAAATATAA
- the hydG gene encoding [FeFe] hydrogenase H-cluster radical SAM maturase HydG, whose protein sequence is METWKDEVLEQSFVNIDLIEKLISNENMPSDEEFNKVMEKAGLGKDTLTLEEVAVLLNSSQKERVERIFETAKEIKERVYGHRVVLFAPLYLGNKCMNLCTYCGFKATNTEIDRLTLDLDQIDAEVNTLIGQGHKRLILVYGTHPDYTAEYIAKTVKKTYTVKGENGEIRRVNINAAPMSVEDFKKIGDSGIGTYQIFQETYHEPTYNRVHPKGEKANFKWRLFGLDRAMEAGIDDVGIGALFGLYNWKFEVLGLMSHVRHLEERYGVGPHTISFPRLTEATGIVRHEDYRVKDDELKRIIAILRLAVPYTGLILTARESAKMRRECMDLGVSQIDAGTQIELQGYTKKEKEQDLAREQFTIGDSRSLLEVMQDLMENGFVPSFCTACYRLGRTGEHFMEFSKPGFIHNFCSPNAYLTLAEYLEDYAEEETRETGYKLIKKEVETAPLDERVKKDVIEKLEKIKNGERDLYF, encoded by the coding sequence ATGGAAACATGGAAAGACGAAGTATTAGAACAGAGTTTTGTTAATATAGATTTGATAGAAAAACTCATATCAAATGAAAATATGCCAAGCGATGAAGAGTTTAACAAGGTAATGGAAAAAGCCGGATTAGGAAAAGATACACTTACACTGGAAGAGGTGGCAGTACTTCTGAATTCTTCACAAAAAGAAAGAGTGGAGAGAATTTTTGAAACAGCAAAAGAGATAAAAGAAAGAGTATACGGACACAGGGTAGTATTATTTGCTCCGCTGTATCTTGGGAATAAATGTATGAATCTTTGTACATATTGTGGTTTTAAAGCAACTAATACCGAGATAGACAGACTTACTCTTGATTTGGATCAGATTGATGCAGAAGTAAATACACTGATAGGACAGGGGCATAAGAGACTTATACTTGTTTACGGTACCCATCCTGATTATACAGCGGAATATATAGCAAAAACAGTGAAAAAAACTTATACTGTAAAAGGTGAAAACGGCGAAATAAGAAGAGTTAATATAAATGCAGCACCTATGTCTGTGGAAGACTTCAAAAAAATAGGAGATTCAGGAATAGGAACATATCAGATATTTCAGGAAACTTACCATGAACCTACATATAACCGTGTTCACCCAAAAGGGGAAAAAGCCAATTTCAAATGGAGACTTTTCGGTCTGGACAGGGCAATGGAAGCAGGGATTGATGATGTGGGAATCGGAGCTCTTTTCGGACTTTATAACTGGAAGTTTGAAGTTTTGGGATTAATGAGCCATGTACGTCATCTTGAAGAGAGATACGGTGTGGGGCCTCATACCATTTCATTTCCAAGACTTACAGAGGCAACAGGAATAGTAAGACATGAGGACTACAGAGTAAAAGACGATGAATTAAAAAGAATAATAGCAATTTTGAGACTGGCAGTACCATATACAGGATTGATTCTCACTGCAAGGGAAAGTGCGAAAATGAGAAGAGAGTGTATGGATCTCGGAGTCTCACAGATAGATGCGGGAACACAGATAGAACTTCAGGGATATACAAAAAAGGAGAAAGAACAGGATCTCGCAAGGGAGCAGTTTACTATAGGAGACAGCAGATCACTTCTTGAAGTAATGCAGGATCTCATGGAAAACGGATTTGTACCGTCATTTTGTACGGCATGTTACAGACTTGGAAGAACTGGAGAACACTTTATGGAGTTTTCAAAACCGGGATTTATTCATAATTTCTGTTCACCAAATGCATACCTTACACTGGCGGAATATCTGGAAGATTATGCAGAAGAGGAAACAAGAGAAACTGGCTATAAGCTTATAAAAAAAGAAGTGGAAACAGCTCCGCTTGATGAGAGAGTAAAAAAAGACGTAATAGAGAAATTGGAAAAAATTAAAAACGGTGAAAGAGATTTATATTTTTAA
- a CDS encoding dihydrofolate reductase produces MFSAIAAVGKNYEIGKKNQLLWHISEDLKNFKKITTGKTVIMGRKTFESIGKPLPNRRNIVLSRTLDKIEGAEVFHSLDEVISLFGKSSEEVFIIGGADIYNEMFDSFQKLYVSFIQNEDSEADAFFPKINFSDWKIIEEKDYETWNFKILERI; encoded by the coding sequence ATGTTTAGCGCAATTGCAGCAGTAGGTAAGAATTATGAAATAGGAAAGAAAAATCAGTTGTTATGGCATATTTCGGAAGATTTGAAAAATTTTAAAAAAATAACAACAGGGAAAACTGTTATAATGGGAAGAAAAACCTTTGAAAGCATAGGAAAGCCTCTTCCAAACAGAAGAAATATAGTTTTATCAAGAACATTGGATAAAATAGAGGGTGCAGAGGTTTTTCATTCACTTGATGAGGTAATCAGCTTATTTGGGAAAAGCAGTGAAGAAGTATTTATAATTGGCGGAGCAGATATATATAATGAAATGTTCGACAGTTTTCAAAAGCTGTATGTTTCATTTATACAAAATGAAGACAGTGAGGCAGATGCATTTTTTCCAAAAATTAATTTTTCGGACTGGAAGATCATTGAGGAAAAGGATTATGAAACTTGGAATTTTAAAATATTAGAGAGAATATAA
- a CDS encoding TetR/AcrR family transcriptional regulator, translating to MPKVKFDREEIINTTFELLKNDGIRGISARNIAKKMKSSTAPIYAHFENISILKKEVINMAKEVLVNYLETMYTERKMLNTAMGVVIFAREQKELYRSIFLIDADFKSIFERAVLKILETSKDDERFEHFDRNETMNIILKIWYYIHGYATLVCTEFIKNPSDEEIKSKILEVATIFISDALDKKLTAIY from the coding sequence ATGCCTAAAGTAAAATTTGACAGGGAAGAAATAATAAATACCACCTTTGAATTATTAAAAAATGACGGAATTCGGGGAATAAGTGCAAGAAATATAGCCAAAAAAATGAAATCATCCACAGCACCTATTTATGCTCATTTTGAAAATATTTCAATTTTGAAGAAAGAAGTTATAAATATGGCAAAGGAAGTATTGGTCAATTATCTTGAAACAATGTACACCGAGAGGAAAATGCTTAATACTGCAATGGGCGTGGTAATATTCGCAAGAGAGCAGAAAGAGCTTTATAGATCAATATTTTTAATTGATGCGGATTTTAAGAGTATTTTTGAGAGAGCTGTTCTGAAAATACTTGAGACGAGTAAGGATGACGAGAGATTTGAGCATTTTGACAGGAATGAAACCATGAATATAATTTTAAAAATCTGGTACTATATTCACGGATATGCTACTTTGGTCTGTACTGAATTTATTAAAAATCCTTCTGATGAAGAGATTAAAAGTAAAATACTGGAAGTAGCGACAATATTTATTTCAGATGCTTTGGATAAGAAGCTGACAGCTATATATTAA